The following proteins are co-located in the Paludibaculum fermentans genome:
- a CDS encoding DUF4091 domain-containing protein translates to MHGIHLQLACLAAFVGAASPALPAIRASFASPMDKVFLEGPPPSQTLSTWTVSMARGEQESFQLLVHADGESLNALSVENSLDGTSHLAAKLSLVGYVRTAEGDPRPWAKQEPPTHIGWWPDPLLPIRPFDIAAGQTQPVWIRIESSPGAAPGLYKGSLRIRQGNRRLATLRYLVRVYDVTLPRKQQLRNAAFMPPGNLFAHYQTAGGMESPAFFELYKRWAREAFSQHLGPTFDMLMGWNQGQVRTDITAGPLGPTSDMLLGRTPGHLVWPVLGRNGAYDFRYTDALGDLGREYGMRQFAIAIFDRETTWAQQSEAAKAELAGFIRAYSENLKARGTWEAAYVYNVDEPPENQWDTVRNNHQLVKSIAPDLKTWLCLNQPKAVRQLQSSADILDVYIRQYDSSGVEEVRKTGKQVIWAVCVWPHEHPNLFIEYPAVDARAIGWLTYRYGISGFEYWGLNQWGENTGNREWANFRSGETKTRWRRTKWPWGDGWLLYPGENGEPLASIRFENLRDGFEDSELLSLLAGQGEKPRADQLSVSVAGSIESYHTNPSDFAAAHVELLRRLHSSSARSRHRAR, encoded by the coding sequence ATGCATGGGATCCATCTGCAGCTAGCGTGCCTGGCCGCCTTCGTCGGCGCCGCCAGCCCGGCCCTCCCTGCGATTCGCGCCTCGTTCGCGTCGCCCATGGACAAGGTATTTCTGGAGGGTCCGCCCCCCTCACAGACACTGTCCACCTGGACGGTTTCGATGGCACGCGGAGAGCAGGAATCCTTTCAGCTCCTCGTTCATGCGGACGGTGAAAGTCTCAACGCTCTGTCTGTCGAGAACTCGCTGGACGGCACCTCTCACCTGGCCGCGAAGCTGAGCCTGGTGGGCTACGTGCGCACGGCCGAGGGCGATCCTCGTCCCTGGGCGAAACAGGAGCCCCCCACGCACATCGGCTGGTGGCCGGACCCTCTGCTGCCGATCCGGCCCTTCGACATCGCCGCCGGGCAGACCCAGCCCGTTTGGATTCGCATCGAATCGTCCCCCGGCGCCGCACCCGGACTCTATAAAGGATCACTGCGCATCCGCCAAGGCAATCGGCGGCTGGCCACACTCCGCTACCTGGTGCGGGTATATGACGTCACGCTGCCCAGGAAGCAGCAACTGCGGAATGCGGCTTTCATGCCGCCCGGCAACCTGTTTGCTCACTACCAGACAGCCGGCGGTATGGAAAGTCCCGCGTTTTTCGAGCTCTACAAACGCTGGGCGCGGGAGGCGTTCTCGCAACATCTTGGTCCCACGTTTGACATGCTGATGGGCTGGAATCAGGGCCAGGTGCGCACCGATATCACCGCCGGCCCCCTCGGGCCAACCTCCGATATGCTGCTGGGCCGCACCCCCGGACATCTCGTCTGGCCTGTCCTCGGTCGCAATGGAGCCTACGACTTCCGCTACACCGATGCGCTCGGCGACCTTGGCCGCGAGTATGGGATGCGCCAGTTCGCCATCGCCATCTTCGATCGGGAAACTACCTGGGCTCAGCAGTCCGAGGCCGCGAAGGCTGAATTGGCCGGGTTCATCCGGGCCTACTCTGAGAACCTCAAGGCGCGAGGCACCTGGGAGGCCGCCTACGTTTACAACGTGGATGAACCGCCGGAGAACCAGTGGGATACGGTGCGGAACAATCACCAACTGGTGAAGAGCATCGCACCCGACCTGAAAACCTGGCTGTGCCTGAACCAACCCAAAGCCGTCCGCCAGCTCCAGTCTTCGGCCGACATTTTGGACGTCTACATTCGCCAGTATGATTCCTCCGGAGTGGAGGAGGTCAGGAAGACGGGCAAGCAGGTGATCTGGGCCGTATGCGTGTGGCCGCACGAGCACCCCAACCTCTTCATCGAATACCCCGCGGTCGACGCGCGGGCCATCGGCTGGCTGACTTACCGCTATGGGATCTCGGGCTTCGAGTATTGGGGCCTGAATCAGTGGGGCGAGAACACCGGCAATCGGGAGTGGGCCAACTTCCGGTCCGGCGAAACGAAAACCCGGTGGCGCCGCACGAAGTGGCCTTGGGGCGACGGCTGGCTTCTCTATCCCGGCGAGAACGGAGAGCCGCTGGCGTCCATCCGGTTCGAGAACCTGCGCGACGGCTTCGAGGATAGCGAACTCCTGTCGCTACTCGCA
- a CDS encoding LacI family DNA-binding transcriptional regulator has protein sequence MTTRSPVRLKDIAKDLNLSVVTVSRALQNRRDISTETKERVMQRVRELNYEPNLAARTLATGRTYSIGLVVPSFLHGFFAEVAKGIVDALRPKGYGLLIATSNADAELEKRETEHLLARQVDALILASVQHSPEFFEEIQARGSACVLVDRKLPGLRANHVGTDDVEIGQIATQHLAGQGCRRIAHIRGPEISTAAGRLEGYQSTLRKFGLPLGPELIATAAAEDSSAEERGRRAMTQLLSLRPRPDGVFVFNDAFAVGAMGAILAAGLRIPADIAVVGCGNARWTHLLRVPLTTVDQGAIKIGELAAKMAMKLVVEVASPSIRDTFVPVKLVVRESSLRTPAVASIH, from the coding sequence ATGACTACCAGATCGCCCGTTCGGTTGAAGGACATCGCAAAAGATCTGAACCTTTCCGTGGTGACGGTTTCCAGGGCTCTCCAGAATCGGAGGGATATCAGCACTGAAACGAAAGAGCGCGTCATGCAAAGGGTTCGGGAGTTGAACTACGAGCCGAATCTTGCCGCCCGCACCCTGGCAACAGGCCGCACGTATTCGATCGGGTTGGTGGTTCCATCGTTTCTGCACGGCTTCTTTGCTGAAGTCGCAAAGGGCATCGTGGATGCGCTCCGGCCGAAGGGGTATGGATTGCTGATCGCCACTTCCAACGCGGATGCTGAACTCGAAAAGCGAGAAACCGAGCATCTTCTGGCCCGGCAGGTGGATGCGCTGATCCTGGCTTCCGTCCAGCACTCGCCGGAATTCTTTGAGGAGATTCAAGCACGAGGCTCAGCGTGCGTACTGGTCGACAGGAAATTGCCTGGCTTGCGGGCGAACCATGTGGGCACCGATGACGTCGAGATTGGGCAAATTGCGACGCAGCATCTGGCCGGGCAGGGTTGCCGGAGGATTGCACATATTCGCGGGCCGGAGATCAGCACCGCGGCCGGCCGGCTGGAAGGCTACCAGTCCACTCTCCGTAAGTTCGGCCTGCCGCTGGGCCCGGAACTGATCGCAACGGCCGCGGCGGAGGACAGCAGCGCGGAGGAGCGCGGACGGAGAGCGATGACCCAACTGCTGAGCCTGCGGCCCCGTCCTGACGGAGTTTTTGTCTTCAACGACGCATTTGCCGTGGGTGCGATGGGCGCGATCCTGGCAGCCGGACTGCGCATCCCGGCGGACATCGCGGTGGTTGGCTGCGGGAACGCACGCTGGACCCACCTGCTGCGGGTTCCGCTGACCACCGTAGATCAGGGCGCCATCAAGATTGGGGAGTTGGCGGCGAAGATGGCGATGAAACTAGTGGTCGAGGTAGCGTCTCCAAGTATCCGGGATACGTTCGTTCCCGTGAAACTGGTCGTCCGGGAATCAAGCCTCAGGACGCCGGCGGTGGCCAGCATCCACTGA
- a CDS encoding malectin domain-containing carbohydrate-binding protein encodes MIRPDQSMGESEGIGFSESEQQAVRTELGRLLESPAFRTSKRCRDFLKHVVEQTLTGPGDALKERSIGVDLFQLPPAFDPSQHTVVRVTANEIRKKLAQQYHSENGSAHPVRIELPPGSYKAEFRWEPPSAEPEIPAAPKPLPRLAIAGGLALLVVAGGVALWQWRSAKSSTPDNRTASSSSPSFPVAAAGGAVRIIVGSNSAYVDRSGRTWGPDRFFSGGTVFVRPAEKVLRTLDPDIYRHMRQGDFRYDIPLDPGKYELHLHFAETGLSDLISAESSGDGQRIFQVSANGSRILNFFDVVADAAGANIADERIFRDVAPAPDGLLHLSFAPQRGTAMLSAIELLPAAPGKVRPVRIRAGWTSSWQDSAGQQWQADSYFMGGNALVRNTNPAQAGNSIQPDVALYTSERWGHFSYSIPVAAGRYRVGLKFNEGHYGPRNTGVGGPGSRVFDVYCNGVALLRNFDIMKEAGGEGRPLDRTFTGVRPTAQGKIVLTFVPVEGMPCVNGIEVLEEAN; translated from the coding sequence ATGATTCGCCCAGACCAGAGCATGGGCGAAAGCGAAGGGATCGGATTCAGCGAGTCGGAACAGCAGGCCGTCCGGACGGAGCTCGGCCGTCTGCTGGAGAGCCCTGCGTTTCGAACCAGCAAGCGCTGCCGGGACTTCCTCAAGCATGTGGTCGAGCAGACTCTCACCGGCCCCGGTGACGCCCTGAAGGAACGCTCCATCGGCGTGGACCTCTTCCAGTTGCCGCCTGCCTTCGACCCCAGCCAGCACACCGTCGTCCGTGTCACCGCCAACGAGATCCGCAAGAAACTCGCCCAGCAGTACCATTCCGAAAACGGCTCCGCCCATCCGGTCAGGATCGAACTACCCCCGGGCTCCTACAAGGCCGAGTTCCGGTGGGAACCTCCGTCGGCGGAGCCCGAGATCCCCGCCGCGCCGAAACCTCTCCCCCGCCTGGCCATCGCCGGCGGCTTGGCCCTCCTGGTGGTTGCCGGAGGAGTCGCCCTCTGGCAGTGGCGCTCGGCCAAGTCTTCCACGCCCGATAACCGGACCGCCTCCAGTTCGTCCCCGTCCTTCCCCGTCGCCGCGGCCGGCGGCGCAGTGAGGATCATTGTCGGCTCCAATAGCGCGTACGTCGACCGCAGCGGCCGCACCTGGGGGCCAGACCGCTTCTTCTCTGGTGGCACGGTCTTTGTTCGTCCCGCCGAAAAGGTTCTTCGAACGCTCGATCCCGACATCTACCGCCACATGCGCCAGGGCGACTTCCGGTACGACATCCCCCTCGACCCGGGCAAATATGAACTTCACCTTCATTTCGCCGAGACCGGCCTCTCTGACCTGATCAGCGCCGAGTCCAGCGGGGACGGGCAGCGCATCTTCCAGGTGTCCGCCAACGGCAGCCGGATCCTCAACTTCTTTGACGTGGTGGCCGACGCCGCGGGCGCCAATATCGCCGACGAACGCATCTTCCGAGACGTCGCGCCGGCGCCGGACGGCTTGCTCCACCTCAGTTTCGCGCCGCAACGGGGCACGGCCATGCTCAGCGCCATCGAATTGCTGCCGGCCGCCCCCGGCAAGGTAAGGCCCGTCCGCATCCGGGCCGGCTGGACCTCCTCCTGGCAGGACTCCGCCGGACAGCAGTGGCAGGCCGACTCCTACTTCATGGGCGGAAACGCCCTGGTCCGCAACACGAACCCGGCCCAGGCCGGCAACTCCATCCAGCCCGACGTCGCCCTCTACACCAGCGAACGGTGGGGGCACTTCTCCTACTCCATACCCGTGGCGGCCGGCCGCTATCGCGTCGGCTTGAAGTTCAACGAAGGCCACTACGGGCCGCGCAATACCGGAGTCGGCGGGCCGGGCAGCCGTGTCTTTGACGTCTACTGCAACGGAGTCGCCCTGCTCAGGAACTTCGACATCATGAAGGAGGCGGGCGGGGAAGGCCGGCCTTTGGATCGGACGTTCACGGGCGTTCGCCCCACCGCCCAGGGCAAGATTGTCCTTACCTTCGTTCCGGTGGAGGGCATGCCCTGCGTAAATGGGATTGAAGTCCTGGAAGAGGCCAACTGA
- a CDS encoding alpha/beta hydrolase-fold protein encodes MHAPTRGLLSCAVLIVAAGPMFAQGGDECRPSSLNIPGAQYPCVYADHRASFRVVAPDAQKVQIKVGKTYDMVKGEDGAWTVTSAPLVEGFHYYSVVVDGSTVADPATRTFFGSGWDNSAIEIPEGPEVDYYLPKEVPHGQVSQRWYFSKVTGKWRRCFVYTPADYDAGKSRYPVLYLMHGWGENEQGWHAQGHADFILDNLIAANKAKPMIIVMDNLNAVKAGEDGSIFTSRGLRPPPRPAAAAAAGGPSNPPPAARSGLAAFTGATFTEMMLNDLIPMIEKTYRVRPGRENRAMAGLSMGGMQTFLTTLSNLDRFAYIGGFSGSTGGRGGTFDPKTSNNGVFADAAAFNKKVKVLFLGIGSVEGPGAKTFSENLKKAGVNNVYFESPGTAHEWLTWRRCLNDFAPRLFR; translated from the coding sequence ATGCATGCACCGACGCGCGGGTTGTTGAGTTGCGCCGTGCTGATTGTCGCGGCGGGCCCGATGTTCGCCCAGGGAGGCGATGAGTGCCGGCCTTCCAGCCTGAATATTCCAGGCGCGCAGTACCCCTGCGTTTATGCGGACCATCGCGCCAGCTTCCGAGTCGTCGCTCCGGACGCGCAGAAGGTTCAGATCAAAGTGGGCAAGACCTACGACATGGTCAAGGGGGAGGACGGGGCTTGGACCGTCACTAGCGCGCCGCTGGTGGAAGGGTTCCACTACTACTCGGTGGTGGTGGATGGATCGACCGTCGCAGACCCGGCGACGCGCACGTTCTTCGGCTCCGGTTGGGACAATAGCGCCATCGAGATCCCCGAAGGGCCAGAGGTGGACTACTATCTGCCCAAGGAAGTGCCGCACGGTCAGGTGAGCCAGCGGTGGTACTTCTCAAAGGTCACCGGGAAATGGCGGCGGTGCTTCGTGTACACGCCTGCGGATTATGATGCCGGGAAGTCTCGCTACCCGGTGCTCTACCTGATGCACGGCTGGGGCGAGAACGAGCAGGGCTGGCATGCCCAGGGACATGCCGATTTCATCCTGGATAACCTGATCGCGGCGAACAAAGCCAAGCCGATGATCATCGTCATGGACAATCTCAACGCTGTCAAGGCGGGCGAAGATGGGTCGATCTTTACCTCACGCGGCCTTCGTCCCCCGCCCAGACCCGCTGCGGCAGCAGCGGCCGGAGGACCTTCGAACCCTCCTCCGGCCGCGCGCAGCGGCTTGGCGGCGTTCACGGGTGCGACCTTCACGGAGATGATGTTGAACGACCTGATCCCGATGATCGAGAAGACGTATCGGGTGCGTCCCGGGCGGGAGAACCGGGCGATGGCCGGTCTCTCGATGGGCGGCATGCAGACGTTCCTGACGACCCTGTCGAATCTGGATAGGTTTGCCTACATTGGCGGGTTCAGCGGCAGCACGGGCGGACGGGGCGGCACGTTCGACCCGAAGACGTCCAACAATGGGGTGTTCGCGGATGCGGCGGCGTTCAATAAGAAGGTGAAAGTGCTGTTCCTGGGGATCGGGTCAGTGGAAGGGCCTGGAGCCAAGACGTTCAGCGAGAACCTGAAGAAGGCGGGCGTGAACAACGTCTACTTCGAGTCGCCGGGTACGGCGCACGAGTGGCTGACGTGGCGCCGTTGCCTGAACGATTTCGCACCCCGGTTGTTCCGTTGA
- a CDS encoding alpha/beta hydrolase, translating to MVKQAILLTSLACGLILAQPADDSSPASSNVMNAQYPRIHSDLRATFRLSAPDAHKVQVSIAHGRYDMSRGADGLWYATTPPLVPGFHYYSFNVDGASVADPSSHSYYGGSRDSSGIEVPEKGVDFYEAKSVPHGEVRIRWYLSKVTGQHRRCFVYTPPGYDTNTRGRYPVLYLQHGSGEDETGWIFQGRANLILDNLISAGKAKPMIVVMENGYASVGGQSKLPAAATDLDKPAPKVGGYPADTSGFNDVMLQDVIPMIDGAYRTLADREHRAMAGLSMGGNQTCQLTFRNLDKFAWIGAFSGTGNGLSTAPIDAKTFIGGVFADGAALNAKLRLLWIGMGTEEPDPFPGAIGSFRKMLDLSGVKYVYFVSPGTAHEWQTWRRDLNDFAPRLFR from the coding sequence ATGGTCAAACAAGCGATCCTTCTCACTTCCCTGGCCTGCGGGCTGATTCTGGCGCAGCCGGCCGATGACTCCAGCCCAGCTTCGTCGAACGTGATGAATGCGCAGTATCCGCGCATCCATTCCGACCTTCGCGCCACGTTCCGGTTGAGCGCTCCGGATGCGCACAAGGTGCAGGTATCGATTGCGCATGGCCGGTATGACATGAGCCGGGGCGCGGATGGGCTGTGGTATGCGACGACCCCTCCGCTGGTGCCGGGGTTTCACTATTACTCGTTCAACGTGGACGGCGCGAGTGTCGCGGATCCTTCCAGCCATAGCTACTACGGCGGCAGCCGCGATTCCAGCGGGATCGAAGTCCCTGAGAAGGGTGTGGATTTCTACGAGGCCAAGAGCGTGCCGCACGGCGAAGTGCGCATCCGGTGGTACCTCTCGAAGGTCACGGGCCAGCACCGCCGATGCTTCGTGTACACGCCTCCCGGGTATGACACGAACACGCGCGGCCGCTATCCGGTGCTGTATTTGCAGCATGGTTCCGGTGAAGACGAAACGGGCTGGATCTTCCAGGGGCGCGCGAACCTGATTCTCGACAACCTGATCTCGGCGGGCAAGGCGAAACCGATGATCGTCGTCATGGAGAACGGGTATGCCAGCGTTGGCGGGCAGTCGAAGTTACCCGCGGCGGCGACGGATCTGGACAAGCCGGCGCCCAAAGTGGGCGGATATCCCGCGGACACGAGCGGGTTCAACGACGTGATGCTTCAGGATGTGATCCCGATGATCGATGGAGCCTACCGGACACTCGCGGATCGTGAGCACCGCGCGATGGCCGGGCTGTCGATGGGCGGCAACCAGACCTGCCAGCTGACGTTCCGCAACCTGGACAAGTTCGCCTGGATTGGGGCATTCAGCGGTACGGGCAATGGCCTGAGCACCGCTCCGATCGATGCGAAGACCTTCATTGGCGGAGTGTTCGCGGATGGGGCGGCGTTGAATGCGAAGTTAAGACTGCTGTGGATCGGGATGGGCACGGAAGAGCCCGATCCGTTTCCGGGCGCGATTGGTTCGTTCCGGAAGATGCTGGACCTGTCCGGGGTGAAGTACGTGTACTTCGTCTCTCCGGGCACGGCGCATGAGTGGCAGACCTGGCGCCGGGACTTGAACGATTTCGCCCCGAGGCTGTTCCGCTAA
- a CDS encoding carboxylesterase/lipase family protein: MKTLCTLLILLSPGLLPAAPAPVKVEGGLVQGVADGNLTVYKGIPFAAPPVGELRWRAPRPVSGWQGVRDATQFAPGCIPGMGGPPAGGVSEDCLYLNVWTPAKSPKDRVPVLVWIYGGGFNAGATSVPDYSGEKLAKRGVVLVSIAYRVGILGFFAHPELSAESPQHVSGNYGMLDMVAGLQWIQKNIAAFGGDPKRVTIFGESAGGIAVSMLSASPLAKGLFHGAISQSGGSFGPSSLTPVPGENMRVLADAEVSGAEFGKSANAPSLQALRALNTTQLAEAARRQRGMAWPIVDGWVIPDDQYRLYESGQFNDTPILVGYNSDEGASFSPARTPEDYIAGVKKRYGPFADRLLQAYPTEASSVPKTARDLMRDSAFGWQTWAWARLHSSRGKGKAYYYYFDQHPEYPAGSPQAGHGSPHGAEVVYVFEHLENVRRKVTDEDRQISDAMAAYWTNFAKHLRPDGEGLPSWPAFSDRNPVVMYFAGKPHTGPVPSEQSLRVLDGYFAWRRSPEGAVTKPPERKTAH, encoded by the coding sequence ATGAAGACTCTGTGTACCCTATTGATTCTGTTGAGTCCAGGCTTGTTGCCGGCGGCGCCGGCGCCCGTGAAGGTCGAGGGGGGCCTGGTGCAGGGGGTCGCCGACGGGAATCTGACCGTATATAAGGGTATTCCGTTCGCGGCACCGCCAGTGGGCGAACTGCGCTGGCGCGCTCCGCGTCCGGTGAGCGGATGGCAGGGGGTCCGCGACGCCACGCAATTTGCGCCCGGATGTATCCCGGGGATGGGTGGACCACCCGCCGGCGGCGTGAGCGAAGACTGCCTGTACCTGAACGTCTGGACGCCGGCCAAGTCGCCGAAGGACCGGGTTCCGGTCCTCGTCTGGATTTACGGCGGGGGCTTCAATGCCGGGGCCACCTCGGTGCCGGACTATAGCGGCGAGAAGCTGGCAAAACGGGGTGTAGTCCTGGTTAGCATCGCTTACCGGGTTGGCATTCTCGGCTTCTTTGCACATCCGGAGCTGAGCGCGGAGTCGCCGCAGCACGTCTCGGGCAACTACGGAATGTTGGACATGGTCGCCGGGTTGCAGTGGATCCAGAAGAACATCGCGGCCTTTGGCGGAGATCCGAAACGGGTCACGATCTTCGGGGAGTCGGCGGGTGGGATCGCAGTGAGCATGTTGAGCGCTTCTCCGCTGGCAAAGGGACTGTTTCACGGCGCGATCTCCCAAAGCGGCGGTTCCTTTGGCCCCTCCAGCCTGACGCCCGTGCCTGGCGAGAACATGCGGGTGCTGGCGGACGCGGAAGTGTCGGGCGCCGAGTTTGGAAAGTCGGCGAACGCGCCGTCGCTTCAGGCGCTGAGGGCGCTGAACACGACCCAACTGGCCGAAGCGGCGCGGCGGCAGCGAGGCATGGCCTGGCCGATTGTGGACGGCTGGGTGATTCCAGATGATCAGTACCGGCTCTACGAATCGGGCCAGTTCAACGACACGCCGATCCTGGTGGGTTACAACTCCGACGAAGGCGCGAGTTTCTCGCCGGCCCGCACTCCGGAAGATTACATCGCAGGGGTGAAGAAGCGCTATGGTCCGTTCGCGGACCGGCTGCTGCAGGCCTATCCGACAGAGGCAAGCTCGGTGCCGAAGACCGCCCGGGACCTGATGCGGGACTCCGCTTTCGGCTGGCAGACCTGGGCTTGGGCGAGGCTACACTCATCCCGCGGCAAAGGCAAGGCTTACTACTACTACTTCGACCAGCACCCCGAGTATCCGGCGGGTTCGCCGCAGGCAGGGCACGGTTCTCCACACGGCGCCGAGGTGGTTTATGTCTTCGAGCACCTGGAGAATGTGCGGCGGAAGGTGACCGACGAGGACCGGCAGATCTCGGATGCCATGGCGGCGTACTGGACGAACTTCGCCAAGCACCTGCGGCCGGACGGCGAGGGGCTCCCCTCGTGGCCCGCGTTCAGCGACAGGAATCCCGTGGTCATGTACTTCGCGGGCAAACCACATACGGGGCCGGTGCCCAGCGAGCAGTCGCTGCGGGTACTGGATGGCTACTTCGCGTGGAGAAGGAGTCCGGAGGGTGCGGTGACGAAACCGCCGGAGCGCAAAACCGCGCATTGA
- a CDS encoding glycoside hydrolase family 9 protein: MFQQLRAALGVALILCISLSGADFTMKVTESGYLDTQGFSVILYQSTFHPIFLDQKTTAMEMILHGQRIATNGDVRLLATPEQWDQVAQLKGKQADKENNRLTATLSYPDYQLDYRVEVTAEPGGVRVSVNLDKPLSEKLAGRAGFNLEFLPSAYIGKSYALDGKTFGVFPRSPGDPMEKVATSADDPKRLPYQREWDEARGYLQPRPIVTGQSITMAVEDPLYRITVQSENGPLGLYDGRNRAQNGWFVLRSMIPAGKTEGAVVWHIRPDVMPNWTRPPMIAHSQAGYPPNFPKSAILELDPKFKGPGTAKVMRLSEDGTYKQVFEGPIAARVPWLRYEYAKFDFSPVKDPGLYVIEYGGQRTELFPIGKDVYSKSWQPSLDTYLAVAMDHVSVREGYRLWHGVSHLDDARQAPPNQQHFDGWSMGPNLDSPYKPGDHIPGLNVGGWYDAGDFDIQTRSQFSVIQDLALAHREFGLKWDELTVDWKARSVELHRPDGVSDTVQQVKHGVLQVLAQIKAVGHTFPVIEEPTLRQYTHLGDGASKTDGRIYSEKLGPHEVDGNFSGNPDDRWAFTTKSAGMQYGAAASLAAAAPVLRGFDDALAKECLDTAVKIWEDEHANPTPSVSRPGSFTPPAAMLAGEEWNAAVQLLIATNGGEAYRKRVMEMFPTVSQRFGFGAWSAVHILPFMDGEFKKQFEAATKTYVEQLDKELAATPFGVPPSRGTWGGSAAVIDLGVRMYFLHKAFPEIVSKDYTLRAANYILGTHPVSSTSYVSAVGTSSKLKAYGNNRADGSFIPGGVIPGYIVIRPDFPECIDDFGFLWFENEYIVGVASRWILAANAADALVR, encoded by the coding sequence ATGTTCCAGCAATTACGAGCAGCCCTAGGGGTCGCGCTGATCCTCTGCATTTCCCTGTCCGGCGCGGATTTCACCATGAAGGTGACCGAGAGCGGCTACCTGGATACCCAGGGCTTTAGCGTCATCCTTTATCAAAGTACGTTTCATCCGATCTTCCTCGACCAGAAGACCACCGCCATGGAGATGATTCTGCATGGCCAGCGGATTGCGACGAATGGGGATGTGCGGCTGCTAGCCACTCCTGAGCAGTGGGACCAGGTGGCGCAGTTGAAGGGGAAGCAGGCCGACAAGGAGAACAACCGGTTGACGGCTACCTTGTCCTATCCCGACTACCAACTGGATTACCGCGTGGAGGTGACCGCCGAGCCGGGCGGAGTGCGCGTGAGCGTGAATCTCGACAAGCCGCTGTCCGAGAAACTGGCGGGCCGGGCGGGGTTCAATCTCGAGTTCCTGCCCTCGGCGTATATCGGGAAGAGCTACGCCCTGGACGGCAAAACGTTCGGAGTGTTTCCGCGCAGTCCCGGGGATCCGATGGAGAAGGTGGCGACCTCGGCCGATGATCCAAAGCGGCTGCCCTATCAGCGGGAGTGGGACGAAGCAAGAGGGTATCTGCAGCCGCGGCCCATCGTCACCGGGCAGAGCATCACGATGGCCGTGGAGGATCCACTCTACAGGATTACCGTGCAGTCAGAGAACGGTCCATTGGGTCTGTACGATGGGCGCAATCGGGCCCAGAATGGCTGGTTTGTGCTGCGCTCGATGATTCCGGCAGGCAAGACCGAAGGCGCGGTGGTGTGGCACATCCGGCCGGACGTGATGCCGAACTGGACGCGCCCGCCGATGATCGCGCACAGCCAGGCCGGGTATCCTCCGAACTTTCCGAAGTCCGCCATCCTGGAACTGGATCCGAAGTTCAAGGGGCCGGGCACGGCCAAGGTGATGAGGCTGTCGGAAGACGGCACCTATAAGCAGGTGTTCGAAGGCCCGATCGCGGCGCGCGTTCCGTGGTTGCGCTACGAGTATGCAAAGTTCGACTTCTCGCCGGTGAAGGATCCCGGGCTGTATGTAATTGAGTACGGTGGCCAGCGAACCGAGTTGTTCCCTATCGGGAAAGACGTCTACAGCAAGTCCTGGCAGCCGAGCCTGGACACCTACCTGGCAGTGGCGATGGACCACGTTTCCGTGCGCGAAGGGTACCGGTTGTGGCACGGCGTCTCGCACCTGGACGATGCCCGGCAGGCGCCACCGAACCAGCAGCATTTCGACGGGTGGTCGATGGGTCCGAATCTCGACTCGCCGTATAAGCCCGGCGACCATATTCCGGGATTGAATGTCGGCGGATGGTATGACGCTGGGGACTTCGACATCCAGACCCGCAGCCAGTTCTCGGTGATCCAGGATCTGGCGCTGGCGCACCGGGAGTTTGGGCTGAAGTGGGATGAGCTGACTGTGGATTGGAAAGCACGTTCGGTGGAGTTGCACCGTCCGGATGGGGTTTCGGACACGGTGCAACAGGTGAAGCACGGCGTGCTGCAGGTGCTGGCTCAGATTAAGGCGGTGGGCCACACATTCCCAGTGATTGAAGAGCCGACCCTGCGTCAGTACACGCATCTCGGCGATGGCGCCTCGAAGACGGATGGACGGATCTATTCTGAGAAGCTCGGCCCGCATGAGGTGGACGGCAATTTCTCGGGCAATCCGGATGACCGGTGGGCATTCACCACGAAGTCGGCAGGAATGCAGTATGGCGCGGCGGCCTCCCTGGCGGCCGCGGCTCCGGTGCTGAGAGGGTTCGACGACGCCTTAGCCAAGGAGTGCCTGGATACCGCGGTGAAGATCTGGGAGGACGAGCATGCGAACCCGACGCCCAGCGTCAGCCGTCCCGGGTCCTTCACACCACCGGCCGCGATGCTGGCGGGCGAGGAGTGGAATGCGGCAGTGCAACTGCTGATTGCCACGAACGGGGGAGAAGCTTACAGGAAGCGGGTAATGGAGATGTTCCCGACCGTGTCGCAACGGTTCGGGTTTGGCGCCTGGTCCGCGGTGCACATCCTCCCGTTCATGGATGGCGAGTTTAAGAAGCAGTTCGAGGCAGCCACGAAGACCTACGTGGAGCAGTTGGACAAGGAACTGGCGGCGACGCCGTTCGGAGTGCCGCCGAGCCGGGGCACGTGGGGCGGTTCGGCCGCGGTGATCGATCTTGGCGTGCGGATGTACTTCCTGCACAAGGCGTTTCCGGAGATCGTGAGCAAGGACTATACGTTACGCGCCGCGAACTACATCCTGGGCACGCATCCGGTGTCGAGCACCTCCTATGTGTCGGCGGTCGGCACGAGTTCGAAGCTGAAGGCGTACGGCAACAACCGGGCCGACGGCTCGTTCATTCCCGGCGGCGTGATCCCGGGCTATATCGTCATCCGGCCGGATTTCCCGGAGTGTATCGACGACTTCGGCTTCCTGTGGTTTGAAAACGAGTACATTGTCGGCGTGGCCAGCAGGTGGATCCTGGCGGCCAATGCGGCGGACGCACTGGTCCGGTAG